One window of Desulfarculus baarsii DSM 2075 genomic DNA carries:
- a CDS encoding acetyl-CoA C-acyltransferase, whose protein sequence is MKEAVIVAACRTAVGRAPRGTLRHTRPEYMGSVVLQEVIKRTPGLDPKEIDDVVIGCSFPEAEQGMNMARVLIQKLGLPDDISGITINRFCSSGLNAISMAAERIMVGAADVMVAGGVESMSMVPMGGNIMSVEPEIAGSRPWDLEGMGMTAENVSADFNVSREDQDAFAVESNNKALAAIKSGAFKDEIVPLTVTKQRQKANGSFELYDEIFDTDECPRGATLEGLAKLKPAFKVGGCVTAGNASQTSDGAAAVMLMSKEKAKALGLKPMATYRGFAVGGVPGKYMGIGPVKAIPKALKITGLSLSDINLIELNEAFAAQALYCIRELGLNKDLINPHGGAIALGHPLGCTGAKLTTQLLYEMNRRGPECRYGLVSMCIGLGMGAAGIFEKEQY, encoded by the coding sequence ATGAAAGAAGCCGTGATCGTCGCGGCCTGCAGGACCGCCGTCGGACGCGCCCCCCGGGGAACCCTGCGTCACACCCGGCCTGAATACATGGGCTCCGTGGTTCTCCAGGAAGTCATCAAAAGAACCCCCGGCCTGGACCCCAAGGAAATCGACGACGTGGTCATCGGTTGCTCCTTCCCCGAGGCCGAGCAGGGCATGAACATGGCCCGCGTGCTGATCCAGAAGCTGGGTCTGCCCGATGACATCTCCGGCATCACCATCAACCGCTTCTGCTCCTCGGGCCTCAACGCCATCTCCATGGCGGCCGAGCGCATCATGGTCGGCGCGGCCGACGTGATGGTGGCCGGCGGCGTGGAGTCGATGAGCATGGTGCCCATGGGCGGCAACATCATGAGCGTCGAGCCCGAGATCGCCGGCTCCCGCCCCTGGGATCTGGAGGGCATGGGCATGACGGCCGAGAACGTTTCGGCCGACTTCAACGTCTCCCGCGAGGACCAGGACGCCTTTGCCGTCGAGTCCAACAACAAGGCCCTGGCCGCCATCAAGAGCGGCGCGTTCAAGGACGAGATCGTCCCCCTGACCGTGACCAAGCAGCGCCAGAAGGCCAATGGCTCCTTCGAGCTTTATGATGAAATCTTCGACACCGACGAGTGCCCCCGCGGCGCCACCCTGGAGGGCCTGGCCAAACTGAAGCCGGCCTTCAAGGTGGGCGGTTGCGTGACCGCCGGCAACGCCAGCCAGACCAGCGACGGCGCGGCCGCGGTGATGTTGATGAGCAAGGAAAAGGCCAAGGCCCTTGGCCTGAAGCCCATGGCTACCTACCGCGGCTTCGCCGTGGGCGGCGTGCCGGGCAAGTACATGGGCATCGGCCCGGTGAAGGCCATTCCCAAGGCCCTGAAGATCACCGGCCTGAGCCTTTCCGACATCAACCTGATCGAGCTCAACGAGGCCTTCGCGGCCCAGGCCCTCTATTGCATCCGCGAGCTGGGCCTGAACAAAGACCTCATCAACCCCCACGGCGGCGCCATTGCTTTGGGCCACCCCCTGGGTTGCACCGGCGCCAAGCTGACCACCCAGCTGCTCTACGAAATGAACCGTCGTGGCCCCGAGTGCCGTTACGGCCTGGTCTCGATGTGCATCGGCCTGGGCATGGGCGCGGCCGGCATCTTCGAGAAAGAACAGTACTAG
- a CDS encoding flagellar hook-basal body protein produces the protein MIIDGIAAGISGMNAAVRRLNQSANNLANISTPGYVPSRVEQADLAGGGVAVVGQTALASGPIVSTGNALDLAIDGAGYFVLQDADGNELYTRAGNFSLNADGQLVDQTGRLVQAEGFQAPQGTAQIQVGADGVVQALGADDAVLAEGQLQIATFANPGGLRAVGGNAFQATDASGPAVIDAAGQPGYGAIASGALQTSGTDIVSEMVGQITAQRSFEANLKTIRTGDEMLGTILDIVG, from the coding sequence ATGATCATCGACGGCATCGCCGCCGGCATCTCGGGCATGAACGCCGCTGTTCGTCGCCTCAACCAGTCAGCCAACAACCTGGCCAACATCTCCACCCCCGGATACGTGCCGAGCCGCGTCGAGCAAGCCGATCTGGCTGGCGGCGGCGTGGCCGTGGTCGGCCAGACCGCCCTGGCCAGCGGGCCAATCGTCAGCACGGGCAACGCCCTGGATCTGGCCATCGACGGGGCGGGCTATTTCGTGTTGCAAGACGCGGACGGCAACGAGCTTTACACCAGGGCCGGCAATTTTTCCCTGAACGCCGATGGCCAGTTGGTCGATCAGACTGGCCGCCTTGTGCAGGCCGAAGGCTTTCAGGCTCCTCAAGGCACGGCGCAGATCCAGGTCGGGGCCGACGGCGTCGTGCAGGCCCTGGGCGCCGACGACGCGGTGCTGGCCGAGGGCCAATTGCAGATAGCCACCTTCGCCAACCCTGGCGGCTTGCGGGCCGTGGGCGGCAACGCCTTCCAAGCCACCGACGCTTCCGGCCCGGCGGTGATCGACGCGGCCGGCCAGCCGGGTTATGGCGCGATAGCCTCTGGCGCGCTGCAGACTTCGGGCACCGACATCGTCAGCGAGATGGTCGGCCAGATCACCGCCCAGCGCTCCTTCGAGGCCAACCTGAAGACCATCCGCACCGGTGACGAAATGCTGGGCACGATCTTGGATATCGTTGGTTGA
- a CDS encoding HAD family hydrolase, with translation MSGTDKGLADFAAVLLDMDGVVLDSMVQHAACWREVMAAEGFDASLEFILQNEGCLGFEVLAELADGVGRLAMADAAALRAAMERMLAAQRRMFIERCAADVRPFPAAVELIEWLGREGVPTALVTSSRLEVVRGALGAELAGQFACIVSADEVARHKPHPEPYLRAAAKLGLGPSSCLVIENAPAGIRSAQAAGATCYAVGSTLAAHHLAMAHRVFADLAQLTRHLRGRD, from the coding sequence ATGAGCGGGACAGACAAAGGGTTGGCCGATTTCGCCGCCGTGCTGTTGGACATGGACGGCGTGGTGCTGGACTCCATGGTCCAGCACGCAGCCTGCTGGCGCGAGGTCATGGCCGCCGAGGGCTTCGACGCCTCGTTGGAGTTCATCCTGCAAAACGAAGGCTGCCTGGGCTTCGAGGTGTTGGCGGAACTGGCCGACGGGGTAGGGCGGCTTGCAATGGCGGACGCCGCCGCCCTGCGGGCCGCCATGGAACGCATGCTGGCGGCCCAACGGCGCATGTTCATCGAACGATGCGCCGCCGATGTGAGGCCGTTTCCGGCGGCGGTGGAGCTGATCGAATGGTTGGGGCGCGAGGGCGTGCCCACGGCCCTGGTCACCAGCTCGCGGCTGGAGGTGGTGCGCGGCGCCCTGGGCGCGGAGCTGGCCGGGCAATTCGCCTGCATTGTCAGCGCCGATGAGGTTGCGCGTCACAAGCCCCACCCCGAGCCATACCTGCGGGCGGCGGCCAAGCTGGGGCTGGGGCCAAGTTCTTGCCTGGTGATCGAAAACGCGCCGGCCGGCATTCGCTCGGCCCAGGCCGCCGGCGCGACGTGTTACGCCGTGGGTAGCACGTTGGCGGCCCATCACTTGGCCATGGCTCATCGCGTCTTCGCCGACCTGGCCCAACTGACGCGGCATTTACGGGGCCGGGATTAA
- the pgsA gene encoding CDP-diacylglycerol--glycerol-3-phosphate 3-phosphatidyltransferase → MAPAREDLFNLPNLLSLVRIGSIPFMLILLYRPGRSAAWLAGGLFFVAGLTDLFDGILARKLKKVTLLGQFLDPVSDKLLIASLLVVLTDLGRAAAWMTVVIIGREIAVTGMRALASAQGFVVPSDYLGKLKTTIQMLAVFLLILPSPMGQADLHAWGQVVLWVAVALTAWSGLSYFISFKRSLGLAAVKKMRDSGIDSPE, encoded by the coding sequence GTGGCGCCAGCCCGCGAAGACTTGTTCAATCTGCCCAATCTGCTCAGCCTGGTGCGGATCGGTTCGATCCCCTTCATGCTGATTTTGCTCTATCGCCCGGGGCGTTCGGCGGCCTGGTTGGCGGGGGGGCTGTTTTTCGTGGCCGGCTTGACCGACCTGTTCGATGGAATCCTGGCCCGCAAGCTGAAAAAAGTGACCTTGCTGGGCCAGTTCCTCGATCCGGTCTCGGACAAACTGCTCATCGCCTCGCTTTTGGTGGTGCTGACCGACCTGGGCCGGGCCGCGGCCTGGATGACGGTGGTGATCATCGGGCGGGAGATAGCCGTCACCGGCATGCGCGCCCTGGCCTCGGCTCAGGGCTTCGTGGTGCCCAGCGATTATCTGGGCAAGCTCAAGACCACCATCCAGATGCTGGCGGTGTTTTTGCTGATCCTGCCCAGCCCCATGGGCCAGGCCGATTTGCACGCCTGGGGCCAGGTCGTTTTGTGGGTCGCGGTGGCTTTGACCGCTTGGTCGGGCCTGTCCTATTTCATCTCGTTCAAGCGCTCGCTGGGCTTGGCGGCGGTGAAAAAAATGCGCGATTCCGGTATTGACAGCCCAGAGTAA
- the fsa gene encoding fructose-6-phosphate aldolase → MKIFIDTADIAEIKEAASLGVLDGVTTNPSLVAKTGKPFEKCIREILDVVPGPVSVECVAIEHKEMIAEAKKYAAWADNVVIKLPIIREGLKAIKALADDGIKVNTTLCFSPMQALLAAKAGAAYISPFVGRLDDISNDGMELIRQILDIYDHYAFDTEVLVASVRNPMHVVQAALMGADVCTIPLKVINQLLAHPLTDIGLKAFLADWEKRAKE, encoded by the coding sequence ATGAAGATCTTCATCGATACCGCCGACATCGCCGAAATCAAAGAGGCGGCCAGCCTCGGCGTGCTCGACGGCGTGACCACCAACCCCTCGCTGGTGGCCAAAACCGGTAAGCCATTCGAGAAATGCATCCGCGAGATCCTGGACGTGGTGCCCGGGCCCGTCAGCGTGGAGTGCGTGGCCATCGAACACAAAGAGATGATCGCCGAAGCCAAGAAATACGCCGCCTGGGCCGACAACGTGGTCATCAAACTGCCCATCATCCGCGAAGGGCTCAAGGCCATCAAGGCCCTGGCCGACGACGGGATCAAGGTCAACACCACGCTGTGTTTTTCGCCCATGCAGGCCCTGCTGGCGGCCAAGGCCGGCGCGGCCTACATCAGCCCCTTCGTGGGCCGGCTGGACGACATCTCCAACGACGGCATGGAGCTGATCCGCCAGATCCTCGACATCTATGACCACTACGCCTTCGATACCGAGGTTCTGGTGGCCAGCGTGCGCAACCCCATGCACGTGGTCCAGGCCGCGCTGATGGGCGCCGACGTCTGCACCATCCCCTTGAAGGTGATCAACCAACTCCTGGCCCATCCATTGACCGACATCGGGCTCAAGGCATTTTTGGCCGATTGGGAAAAACGCGCCAAGGAATAG
- a CDS encoding eL24 family ribosomal protein has protein sequence MGLIRILLIALSVWLLYRLIRHYLGGGQGPRRAKAGHAPREPNATPAIEELVQDPQCQTYLPKNEAVRARIDGRDVFFCCEKCRDQYLIARGAKK, from the coding sequence GTGGGGCTGATCCGAATCCTGCTGATAGCCCTGAGCGTGTGGCTGCTCTATCGCCTGATCCGCCACTATCTGGGCGGCGGCCAGGGCCCGCGACGCGCCAAAGCCGGCCACGCGCCGCGAGAGCCAAACGCCACGCCGGCCATCGAGGAGTTGGTTCAGGATCCACAGTGCCAGACATACCTGCCCAAAAACGAGGCCGTGCGGGCCAGGATTGATGGGCGGGATGTGTTTTTCTGCTGCGAAAAATGCCGCGATCAATATTTGATCGCACGGGGCGCTAAAAAATAA
- the folK gene encoding 2-amino-4-hydroxy-6-hydroxymethyldihydropteridine diphosphokinase: protein MLGKAVEAYVGLGANIGDPLAQLVAGVAAMRELPGVTSLMVSPVYRTAPVGRTDQPPFVNAVARLRYHGSARALLAGLLAVEKACGRVRAERWGPRTLDLDLLLFGDEVIDQPELRVPHPEMTRRVFVLAPLAQLAPELIIPLTGRTASQLLAALDPRELAAQKAEKVEAAGWG, encoded by the coding sequence GTGCTTGGCAAGGCCGTGGAGGCCTACGTGGGCCTGGGGGCCAACATCGGCGATCCCCTGGCTCAGCTAGTGGCCGGCGTGGCGGCCATGCGCGAGTTGCCCGGCGTGACATCGCTTATGGTTTCGCCGGTATATCGCACCGCGCCGGTGGGCAGGACCGACCAGCCGCCGTTTGTCAACGCCGTGGCGCGGCTGCGTTATCATGGATCGGCTAGAGCGCTTTTGGCCGGGCTGCTGGCGGTCGAAAAAGCTTGCGGCCGCGTGCGCGCCGAACGCTGGGGGCCGCGCACGCTGGATCTGGACCTGTTGCTGTTTGGCGACGAGGTCATCGATCAGCCCGAGCTGCGCGTGCCACACCCCGAGATGACGCGGCGGGTGTTTGTGTTGGCTCCGCTGGCCCAACTGGCCCCGGAGCTGATCATCCCGCTGACCGGGCGCACCGCCAGCCAGTTGCTGGCCGCGCTTGACCCGCGTGAGCTGGCCGCGCAAAAGGCGGAGAAAGTGGAGGCGGCCGGGTGGGGCTGA
- a CDS encoding LL-diaminopimelate aminotransferase, whose amino-acid sequence MNIERAERLQKLPPYLFQELDRLRDQVRARGVDIIDLGVGDPDQPTPPHIIEALNAAAQDPRTHKYPAYSGLSRFREVAADWYKRRFDVDLIPNQEVITLIGSKEGLAHFPLAFVNPGDVVLTPSPAYPVYKGSTILAGGVPVEMPLRKENGFLPDLAAMDPALLQKAKVMVINYPNNPTAACADLEFYERVAALAKKHEIIVVSDAAYTEMAYDGYRPPSFMQVAGAREVGIEFHSLSKTYNMTGWRIGFAVGNAQLVAGLGQVKSQIDSGAFDAVQLAGITALTASQDCVAQMNKLYAGRREVLVKGLQGLGLEVERPKATFYVWCGVPAGQTSTDFCRKLLEEAGVVSTPGVGFGSAGEGYVRFALTVDEARLQEAVDRLAGLGL is encoded by the coding sequence ATGAATATTGAACGCGCCGAGCGTTTGCAAAAGCTTCCGCCTTATCTTTTCCAAGAGCTGGACCGCCTGCGCGACCAGGTGCGCGCGCGTGGCGTGGATATAATCGACCTGGGCGTGGGTGACCCCGATCAACCCACGCCCCCGCACATCATCGAGGCCCTCAACGCCGCGGCCCAAGACCCGCGCACACACAAGTATCCGGCCTATTCGGGCCTGAGCAGATTCCGTGAGGTGGCTGCCGACTGGTACAAGCGCCGCTTCGACGTGGACCTGATCCCCAATCAGGAAGTCATCACCCTGATCGGCTCCAAGGAGGGCCTGGCCCATTTCCCGCTGGCCTTTGTCAACCCCGGCGACGTGGTCCTCACGCCCAGCCCGGCCTATCCGGTCTACAAGGGCTCGACGATTTTGGCCGGCGGCGTGCCGGTGGAAATGCCCCTGCGCAAGGAAAACGGCTTTTTGCCCGACCTGGCGGCCATGGACCCGGCCTTGCTGCAAAAAGCCAAGGTCATGGTCATCAACTACCCCAACAACCCCACGGCCGCCTGCGCCGATCTGGAGTTTTACGAGCGGGTGGCGGCCCTGGCCAAAAAGCACGAGATCATTGTCGTCTCCGACGCGGCCTACACCGAAATGGCCTACGATGGCTATCGGCCGCCCAGCTTCATGCAGGTGGCCGGCGCGCGGGAGGTGGGCATCGAGTTCCACAGCCTGTCCAAGACCTACAACATGACGGGCTGGCGCATCGGTTTCGCCGTGGGCAACGCCCAGTTGGTGGCCGGCCTGGGCCAGGTCAAGAGCCAGATCGACTCGGGCGCCTTCGACGCCGTGCAACTGGCCGGCATCACCGCCCTGACCGCCAGCCAGGATTGCGTGGCCCAGATGAACAAGCTCTACGCCGGACGCCGCGAGGTGCTGGTCAAGGGCCTGCAAGGCCTGGGCCTGGAGGTCGAGAGGCCCAAGGCCACCTTTTATGTGTGGTGCGGCGTGCCCGCCGGCCAGACCAGCACCGACTTCTGTCGCAAGCTGCTGGAAGAGGCCGGCGTGGTCTCCACCCCCGGCGTGGGTTTCGGCTCGGCCGGCGAAGGCTACGTGCGCTTCGCCCTGACCGTCGACGAGGCCCGGCTGCAAGAGGCCGTGGATCGGCTGGCCGGATTGGGGCTCTAG
- a CDS encoding fumarylacetoacetate hydrolase family protein, which produces MTQPKNSEVITAELGLIRFGYQGKVAFGQVKHGIVRVYDGSPFGAGKPGATILPLNDVHLLAPCRPSKIVAVGLNYKAHAAELGLALPDEPMLFIKPATAVIGPNQAIKLPAMSQRVDYECELGVVIGRRCKGLSPKQAREHVIGYTCLNDVTARDLQKKDGQFTRAKGFDTFCPLGPVIAQDIEPGGLRVRTLVNGQQRQDGHTSDLIFSVFNLVSFISQVMTLNAGDVIATGTPAGIGPLQAGDVATIEVQGVGSLVNPVSN; this is translated from the coding sequence ATGACCCAACCCAAAAACAGCGAGGTGATCACCGCCGAGCTGGGCCTGATTCGCTTCGGCTATCAGGGCAAGGTGGCTTTTGGCCAGGTCAAGCACGGCATCGTGCGGGTTTATGATGGATCGCCCTTTGGCGCGGGCAAGCCGGGCGCCACGATCCTGCCGCTCAACGACGTGCATCTGCTGGCGCCGTGCCGGCCGTCCAAGATCGTGGCCGTGGGCCTCAATTACAAGGCCCACGCCGCCGAACTGGGCCTGGCCCTGCCCGACGAGCCCATGCTCTTCATCAAGCCGGCCACGGCGGTCATCGGGCCCAACCAGGCCATCAAGCTGCCGGCCATGAGCCAGCGCGTGGACTACGAGTGCGAACTGGGCGTGGTCATCGGCCGGCGTTGCAAAGGCCTAAGCCCCAAGCAGGCCAGGGAGCACGTCATCGGCTACACTTGCCTTAATGACGTGACCGCCCGCGATCTGCAAAAAAAAGACGGCCAATTCACCCGGGCCAAGGGCTTTGACACATTTTGCCCCCTGGGGCCGGTCATCGCCCAGGATATCGAGCCCGGCGGCCTGCGCGTGCGCACCCTGGTCAACGGCCAGCAACGCCAGGACGGCCATACGTCCGACCTGATTTTTTCGGTATTCAACCTGGTGTCGTTCATCAGCCAGGTGATGACCCTGAACGCCGGCGACGTGATCGCCACCGGCACGCCGGCGGGCATCGGCCCCCTGCAAGCCGGCGATGTGGCGACCATCGAGGTGCAGGGCGTCGGCAGCCTTGTCAACCCGGTCAGCAATTGA
- the dapB gene encoding 4-hydroxy-tetrahydrodipicolinate reductase yields MTRITVAGAAGRMGNAIIRAIMHDGGGALVAGLEAPGHRSAGKSLAEVCGVADAPGLVFDDIAQAMAQSDVLIDFTSPTASIANLGWCAEAGKACVIGTTGLDLSHDQILRALAAKTPVVFAPNMSVGMNLMFKLVGQIAQVLGPNYALEVMEAHHDQKKDAPSGTAVRLLKELCAARGWDYDAVCQHGRCGMVGARPQDQIGVAVIRGGDIVGDHTVFFIGQGERIELTHRAHSRDTFAGGAVRAALWLHGKPAGLYDMQDVLGLK; encoded by the coding sequence ATGACGCGCATCACAGTGGCCGGCGCGGCCGGCCGCATGGGCAACGCCATCATCAGGGCGATCATGCACGACGGTGGAGGCGCCTTGGTCGCCGGCCTGGAAGCGCCCGGACATCGTTCGGCCGGCAAAAGCCTGGCCGAAGTCTGCGGCGTGGCCGACGCGCCGGGCCTGGTCTTCGACGACATCGCCCAGGCCATGGCCCAGTCCGACGTGCTCATCGACTTCACCTCGCCGACGGCCTCCATCGCCAACCTGGGCTGGTGCGCCGAGGCCGGCAAGGCTTGCGTCATCGGCACCACCGGCCTGGACCTGAGCCACGATCAGATCCTGCGCGCGCTGGCCGCCAAAACGCCGGTGGTCTTCGCGCCCAACATGAGCGTGGGCATGAACCTGATGTTCAAGCTGGTGGGCCAGATCGCCCAGGTGCTGGGCCCGAATTACGCGCTGGAAGTGATGGAGGCCCATCACGACCAGAAAAAAGACGCGCCCAGCGGCACGGCCGTGCGCCTGCTCAAGGAGCTCTGCGCCGCCCGGGGCTGGGACTACGACGCCGTCTGTCAACACGGCCGTTGCGGCATGGTCGGGGCCAGGCCCCAGGATCAGATCGGCGTGGCGGTCATCCGCGGCGGCGACATCGTTGGCGATCACACGGTCTTTTTCATCGGCCAGGGCGAGCGCATCGAACTGACCCACCGCGCCCACTCCCGCGACACCTTTGCCGGCGGCGCGGTGCGGGCGGCGCTGTGGCTGCACGGCAAACCGGCCGGGCTCTACGACATGCAAGACGTTTTGGGGCTGAAGTAA
- the dapA gene encoding 4-hydroxy-tetrahydrodipicolinate synthase yields MLKGALVALVTPFRDGKVDEDTLRELVEFHIANGTNGIVPCGTTGESATLSHDEHRMVIRSVVEQVAKRVPVVAGTGSNNTAEAIELTLFAKGVGADAALLIAPYYNKPTQEGLYRHFEAIAKATKFPLVPYNIMGRTAVNIEPATMARIAELPEVVAVKEASGNLGQMAEIVNLCGDKMALLSGDDGLLLPVLAIGGVGVVSVVNNIVPRQVVDIIEAWNAGDIALSQQRFHKLLPLCKAMFLETNPIPIKAAMAMVGRIPSDEMRLPMCPIGAAAREKLSAALRAHGLL; encoded by the coding sequence ATGCTCAAGGGAGCGCTTGTCGCCCTGGTCACACCATTCCGCGACGGCAAGGTCGACGAAGACACTTTGCGCGAGCTGGTCGAGTTTCATATCGCCAACGGCACCAACGGCATCGTGCCCTGCGGCACCACCGGCGAGTCGGCCACCCTCAGCCACGACGAGCACCGGATGGTCATCCGCTCCGTGGTCGAGCAAGTGGCCAAGCGCGTGCCGGTGGTGGCCGGCACTGGCTCCAACAACACCGCCGAGGCCATCGAACTGACCCTGTTCGCCAAGGGCGTCGGCGCGGACGCGGCCCTGCTCATCGCGCCATATTACAACAAGCCCACCCAAGAGGGCTTGTATCGGCATTTCGAGGCCATCGCCAAGGCCACCAAGTTCCCGCTGGTGCCCTACAACATCATGGGCCGCACGGCTGTCAACATCGAGCCGGCCACCATGGCCCGCATCGCCGAACTGCCCGAGGTGGTCGCGGTCAAGGAGGCCTCGGGCAATCTGGGCCAGATGGCCGAGATCGTCAACCTCTGCGGCGACAAGATGGCCCTGCTTTCGGGCGACGACGGCCTGCTTTTGCCGGTGCTGGCCATCGGCGGCGTGGGCGTGGTCAGCGTGGTCAACAACATCGTGCCCCGTCAGGTCGTCGATATCATCGAGGCCTGGAACGCCGGCGACATCGCCCTCAGCCAGCAACGATTCCACAAGCTGCTGCCCCTGTGCAAGGCCATGTTCCTGGAGACCAACCCCATTCCCATCAAGGCGGCCATGGCCATGGTGGGGCGTATCCCCAGCGACGAAATGCGCTTGCCCATGTGCCCCATCGGCGCGGCGGCCCGCGAAAAGCTCTCGGCCGCGCTGCGGGCCCACGGGCTGTTGTAG
- the dapF gene encoding diaminopimelate epimerase — protein MDDIATGMTDPAALAALAGVEFCKMTGTGNDFILIDNRRARLAPALMPALAKALCCRRRSVGADGLIVLSPSQRVDAALGKIDFRWDFFNADGSSAEMCGNGGRCAARFAVSIGLAGPELIFDTLAGPIRAWVGRQTVTLELTPPTGWYDDLRLEIGGRTMTIHGVNTGVPHAVVPVDDLSSADVKNWGREIRFHRHFAPAGTNVNFIAARHGRLEVRTYERGVEDETLACGTGAVASALMAGRLGWLKSPITVAVRSGEKLTIHFSQDESGVRQVRLEGAADHVYDGVLGAGAFAWLANQ, from the coding sequence ATGGATGATATAGCCACCGGCATGACCGACCCGGCCGCCCTCGCGGCCCTGGCCGGCGTCGAGTTTTGCAAGATGACCGGCACGGGCAATGATTTCATCTTGATCGACAACCGCCGGGCCCGCCTCGCGCCGGCGCTGATGCCGGCCCTGGCCAAGGCCCTGTGCTGTCGTCGGCGCTCGGTGGGAGCCGACGGCCTGATCGTGCTCTCGCCCAGCCAACGCGTGGACGCCGCCCTGGGCAAGATCGATTTTCGCTGGGACTTTTTCAACGCCGACGGCTCGTCGGCCGAGATGTGCGGCAACGGCGGACGTTGCGCCGCGCGCTTTGCCGTCAGCATTGGCCTGGCCGGGCCGGAGCTGATCTTCGACACCCTGGCCGGGCCCATCCGCGCCTGGGTGGGCCGCCAAACGGTCACGCTGGAGCTGACCCCGCCCACGGGCTGGTACGACGACCTGCGCCTGGAGATCGGCGGCCGAACCATGACCATCCACGGCGTCAACACCGGCGTGCCCCACGCGGTCGTGCCGGTGGATGATCTGTCAAGCGCCGACGTCAAGAACTGGGGCCGCGAGATCCGCTTTCACCGGCATTTCGCTCCGGCCGGCACGAACGTTAACTTCATTGCCGCCCGTCATGGCCGTCTCGAGGTGCGCACCTACGAGCGCGGCGTGGAGGATGAGACCCTGGCTTGCGGGACAGGGGCCGTCGCATCGGCCCTGATGGCCGGCCGGCTAGGGTGGCTGAAATCGCCGATCACCGTGGCGGTGCGAAGCGGCGAGAAATTGACGATTCATTTTAGCCAGGACGAAAGCGGCGTCCGCCAAGTCCGCCTGGAAGGGGCGGCCGATCACGTCTATGACGGCGTTCTCGGGGCGGGGGCCTTCGCCTGGCTGGCCAACCAATAA